A window of the Vigna angularis cultivar LongXiaoDou No.4 chromosome 3, ASM1680809v1, whole genome shotgun sequence genome harbors these coding sequences:
- the LOC108324069 gene encoding rRNA-processing protein EFG1 isoform X2, translating into MAHGAYSKRRVSATRRSNSKPLGVAKKPKPSVSLKNQIRSLERMLRKNLPPEAREAQEQKLEALKKQQEIHTRLAAERKIFLRDRKIKFFERRKIERRIRRLEKLLRASSSSSSSSAQPYSDQLSALKQDLQYVMYFPKNEKYVPLFTGGDDSEIVDRRNGLRKQIEDRLIAAAASGKDLEETGSEDDGLLDLSDDDFFLAGSSSDEADADDEWTDKSAREQASSASGKGVSGMSSDEKNQISARALMPPPRPSNMKLSRFGSSSGQHSSIQRSDISTSSNSSNSKSSSDFKVRGPSRSGTGHGSSLSSNSDAHKPRRKRRPKKKKKQL; encoded by the exons ATGGCTCACGGCGCTTATAGCAAGCGGCGCGTGAGTGCAACGCGCCGATCGAACTCGAAGCCTCTCGGTGTTGCCAAGAAACCCAAGCCCTCCGTTTCCCTCAAAAACCAGATTCGATCCTTAGAGCGTATGCTCCGAAAG AATCTGCCTCCCGAGGCGAGAGAAGCGCAAGAGCAAAAGTTAGAAGCACTGAAGAAGCAGCAAGAGATTCACACACGCCTCGCTGCGGAACGCAAGATTTTTTTACGTGACCGGAAGATCAAGTTCTTCGAGAGGAGGAAAATTGAAAGGCGAATCAGACGCCTCGAGAAACTGCTCcgtgcttcttcttcatcttcttcttcttctgcccAACCTTACTCTGACCAGCTTTCCGCTCTAAAACAAGATCTTCAATATGTCATG TACTTTccaaagaatgaaaaatatgtCCCCTTGTTTACCGGCGGTGATGATTCAGAGATAGTTGACAGGAGGAATGGGCTGCGCAAACAGATTGAAGATAGGTTGATTGCAGCTGCTGCAAGCGGCAAGGATTTAGAAG AGACTGGCAGTGAGGATGACGGTCTGTTGGATCTGAGTGATGATGATTTTTTCCTTGCTGGGAGTTCTAGTGATGAAGCAGATGCAGATGATGAATGGACAGACAAAAGTGCAAG AGAGCAGGCTTCTAGTGCTTCTGGGAAAGGTGTGTCTGGCATGTCCAGTGATGAAAAAAACCAG ATTTCTGCTAGAGCTTTGATGCCTCCTCCTCGCCCTTCAAATATGAAATTGTCAAGGTTTGGGTCATCTTCTGGTCAACATTCATCCATACAGAGATCTGATATTTCCACATCGAGCAACTCGTCAAATAGCAAAAGCAGCTCAGACTTCAAAGTAAGGGGACCCTCGAGATCAGGGACAGGCCATGGAAGTAGTTTAAGCTCCAACTCTGATGCTCACAAGCCTCGGAGGAAGAGAAGAcctaagaagaaaaagaaacag cttTAG
- the LOC108324069 gene encoding rRNA-processing protein EFG1 isoform X1: protein MAHGAYSKRRVSATRRSNSKPLGVAKKPKPSVSLKNQIRSLERMLRKNLPPEAREAQEQKLEALKKQQEIHTRLAAERKIFLRDRKIKFFERRKIERRIRRLEKLLRASSSSSSSSAQPYSDQLSALKQDLQYVMYFPKNEKYVPLFTGGDDSEIVDRRNGLRKQIEDRLIAAAASGKDLEETGSEDDGLLDLSDDDFFLAGSSSDEADADDEWTDKSAREQASSASGKGVSGMSSDEKNQRQISARALMPPPRPSNMKLSRFGSSSGQHSSIQRSDISTSSNSSNSKSSSDFKVRGPSRSGTGHGSSLSSNSDAHKPRRKRRPKKKKKQL from the exons ATGGCTCACGGCGCTTATAGCAAGCGGCGCGTGAGTGCAACGCGCCGATCGAACTCGAAGCCTCTCGGTGTTGCCAAGAAACCCAAGCCCTCCGTTTCCCTCAAAAACCAGATTCGATCCTTAGAGCGTATGCTCCGAAAG AATCTGCCTCCCGAGGCGAGAGAAGCGCAAGAGCAAAAGTTAGAAGCACTGAAGAAGCAGCAAGAGATTCACACACGCCTCGCTGCGGAACGCAAGATTTTTTTACGTGACCGGAAGATCAAGTTCTTCGAGAGGAGGAAAATTGAAAGGCGAATCAGACGCCTCGAGAAACTGCTCcgtgcttcttcttcatcttcttcttcttctgcccAACCTTACTCTGACCAGCTTTCCGCTCTAAAACAAGATCTTCAATATGTCATG TACTTTccaaagaatgaaaaatatgtCCCCTTGTTTACCGGCGGTGATGATTCAGAGATAGTTGACAGGAGGAATGGGCTGCGCAAACAGATTGAAGATAGGTTGATTGCAGCTGCTGCAAGCGGCAAGGATTTAGAAG AGACTGGCAGTGAGGATGACGGTCTGTTGGATCTGAGTGATGATGATTTTTTCCTTGCTGGGAGTTCTAGTGATGAAGCAGATGCAGATGATGAATGGACAGACAAAAGTGCAAG AGAGCAGGCTTCTAGTGCTTCTGGGAAAGGTGTGTCTGGCATGTCCAGTGATGAAAAAAACCAG AGGCAGATTTCTGCTAGAGCTTTGATGCCTCCTCCTCGCCCTTCAAATATGAAATTGTCAAGGTTTGGGTCATCTTCTGGTCAACATTCATCCATACAGAGATCTGATATTTCCACATCGAGCAACTCGTCAAATAGCAAAAGCAGCTCAGACTTCAAAGTAAGGGGACCCTCGAGATCAGGGACAGGCCATGGAAGTAGTTTAAGCTCCAACTCTGATGCTCACAAGCCTCGGAGGAAGAGAAGAcctaagaagaaaaagaaacag cttTAG